AAATGTTTTCAGCTTCACCAGCGGCAAAATAAATATACCATGTACCATCTATTTTATGTAATTCTGGCGCCCAAATATGATGCCCCATAACACCAGATTTATGCTTAAACCAGACGTTTTTTTCTTCGGCAGATTTTAAACCATTTATACTATTTGCTTTTCTAATGACTATTTTATCATATTCAGGAACTGACGCTATTAAATAATAAATCCCATCATCCGTTTTATAAACCCAAGGATCGGCACGTTCCTCTGCAATAGGGTTTTCAAATTCAATAGTTTGAGAAAAAATAGTATTGCTAATAGACATTACTGTAGCGAAAACAAAAAAGCGTAATACGTTCATTTTTAAAATTTATTTATAATAATTGTAAATATAACAATCAATATGATTTTTCACTCTTATCTGAAACTTTAAATATTGATATAATTAATTAAAAAAATCTCCAGAAATAATTTGCTCTAAATCTGTAACTCTATGATTATAAATATAAACCCAAGTTTTAAGAGTTAAACCATTATCAAGATAAGCTGTAACTGTATCTTTTTTATATAAATTAGGCTTAGGATAATTTTCTCCAATACCTTCATAATCATCTAAAACTTTAAAAACAGTTTCAGAATTGATTAATTTAAAAACAGAACCATATACCTTATCTAAAGCATTAGAACTTATAATAGCTCCAGGGAACCAAGACACCTTATAAAGCTTTCCATGAAAATAACCTTTTGCTACAAGTATGGCATGTTTAGACAAAAACTTAGACATATCATTATCTATATCCTTCTGTAAGGTACCGTAAACAAATAAGTAATCTGAAGTCTCCATGATATCAGTCAGAAAAACAACTTCTATTTATTAACAGCAATCCAATTATCAATTTTATTTTCCAATAATTGTAGTGGAATACAACCTGTTTCTAATACTTGATTATGAAATTCACGTATATCAAACTTATCACCTAAAGCTTTAATAGCCCTTTCTCTTAATTCGATTAACTTTAACTGACCAATTTTATAGGATAAAGCCTGACCAGGATTTGCCATATAACGTTCAATTTCACTTATAATACTTGCTTCTTCTTCAGCTTCATTTTCTAATGAGTATTGTATAGCCTGCTCGCGTGTCCAACCTTTAGTATGCAAACCTGTATCAACTACTAATCTAATAGCCCTATGGATTTCGCTACTCAACATTCCGAAATATTGATATGGATCTTTATACAAACCTAATTCTTCTCCCATCCTTTCTGTGTAAAGTGCCCAACCTTCACCATAAGCACTATACCATAATGTTTTTCTAAAAGCAGGCAACTCTTCATTTTCTTGGGCCAATGAGACTTGAAAATGATGCCCAGGTATAGCTTCGTGCAAAAACAAATCTTCTTTATCAAAAACATTATAAGTTTCAACATCTGGAATTGGTGTATAAAAAATTCCTGGTCGTGTTCCATCTAAAGACCCTGAATTGTAATTCGCAGCTGCCGATTTTTCTCTAAATGGTTCTGTTCTTCTAACTTCAAAAGGTGTTTTTGGTTGTTTCCCAAAAAGTTTGTCTAGTTGCGGTTTCATTTCATTGTGAATGCTATCATAAAAAGCTATTACCTGAGAACGTTCTCTAAAAGGCATTAAATCTTTATTTGTTCTTACATAATCAAAAAAAGCATTTAGATCACCTTTAAACTCAACTTTTTCCTTAATAGCGTTCATCTCACTTCTAATACGAGCCACTTCATTTAAACCAAGTTGATGGATTTCATCTGCAGTCATATTAGTAGTAGTATATTTCTTTATTTGATGCGAATAATATCTATCTCCTAGAGGCGTAGAGGCAGCTATACCAAAATCTTCAACTCCTGCAGGCAAATATTCATCCTTTAAAAATGTAACCATTTCTGCATGTGCTGGTATAATTTTATTGGCAACCATATTTTTATAAGCCTTGGTAAGTTTGTCTCGCTCTTCTTGGGTAAACGAATCTGGAAATAAATTAACTGGCGAATAATATAAGTTGTTTTCTACATCTCCAATTACCAATACTTCAAATTGTGGAATTACTTTTTCGATTAAAGATTTAGGCAATACGTAACCTGTTTGTATACCTTTTTTCATGTTAGCTTTTGCTGAAACAAGCCAAACTAAATAAGCATCAACACGTTTTAACCAATTGTTATAATCTTCAACGGTATTAAATGGTTGTGAAGTAGTACCACTAGCCCATTGATTAAAATCTAAATTTGCTGACCATATTTGGTCTATAGGCATTATTTTTTTTTGAAAAGTAAGAGCTTCCAAATTTATATCACATTCCCATAACAATACAGATTTACTCATTTTTTCAGTATCGTTTAATAGGGAATCTGGTATTGCAAACAACTCATTTTTATACTTAGTATAACAAGCTTTTACTTTATTATTGAATTCGTCAGATAAAGAATTAGGGTATTCATCGTTATAGCCATCAATGCCAGCGTTAGTAGCTTTTTCTGGGTATAATTCATAACTATCTTTACTAAAATTATAAAGTAGTGTATTAAACTTTTCTTTGATTAAATCTGATTTATTTTCAGTTTCTTGTTTGCATGAAACCAAAATGAATAAAACAAAACAGAATGAAAGTGATTTTTTCATAAGTTATTTATAATTAATTCTAGTAAATATACGTAGATATTAACTATTACCAAATCATGAATGAAATGTTACTTATTTAAACAAATCGAGTTAAATCAATCTCATTAATACTACCATGCGAAGCATGATTAATAACAACCCCATTTTTAATTATTAATAATTGTGGAGATTCATGCATAACTTGAAATTTATATTCGACTTCGTTAGACACATCTCGGTATTTCAACAAATCTAAAAAATATAAATCTAGGTCTTCTTCTTCCAAATCATAAGCATCTACAAACTGATTTACAACCATTCTACTAATTCCGCAACGAGTAGAATGCTTAAAAACAACTTGAGTTTTTATACTCGATTTTTCTTTTATATCATCTAATTGAGATAGTGCATTTAAAGCAATCCAAGGCAAAACCTTTTCTTCTTTATTTTCAATTGTACTACCAAATATTTTATTTATTAATCCCATGATGTAAAAGTCGGATAATGTTCAGAATCTTACAAACTTATTTTTTTACGAATTTATGTGTAGATAATTTACCATCATTAAACTTAAGGCTTAAAAAATAAATACCTTGTTTTAGAAATGATGTATTAAATTCAAGGCTTCTATTATTTATGGTATAATCTTGTTTAAAAACCAAACGGCCACTAACATCTATTATCTGTAATTCCATATCAGCATTAGAATAATTTTCCATAAGTACATTCAATCTATCGCTTACAGGATTAGGATATAATTTTATTTTCGAAGTAGAAATATCATTGGTTACAGACAAAGCACCTTGCTGATAAACCCTAATGTAGTCAATTTCCATGGTGTCATTATTAAACCCACTATCAATATTTCCGCCTAAACTTCCTCCCATAGCCACATTAAGTAATATAAAAAACTCCTGATTAAAAGGCTCTACAGTAGGCATTTCATTTATTAAATTGTTATCCATATAGATCTTCATTGACGTAGCATTCCATTCTAATACGTAATCATGAAAATTTTGAGATGTATCAATATTATTTGCCTGTATACTTTTACTATTAAGCATGTATCCTTCTCCATTATTCCAATGCCATGTTCCTAAAATTTCTGTTTTTGCTACATTAGGCTCCATAATATCTATTTCACCACACCATGGCCAACCAGTAGTTCCAAATCCTTGGTTATCCCAATAAGCTCCATCTTCATTAATATTCTTTCCTAACAACCAAATAGCAGGCCAGGTACCAGAAACTGATGGCAATTTAGCACGAACTTCAATTCTTCCATATTTAAAAGCAAATTTAGAGTTCAGTCTCGCTGATGTATATTGTTTTGTAACATTTTGGTCTGTAAAAGATTCTCTTATAGCTTTTATTTTTAGTGTTCCATTATCTGTATAAGAGTTCACCTCTCTATTAGTATAATGCTGCTGTTCTCCATTTGCCCAACTATTTCCAGCTATAAATTTAGTTTGGTGAAACCATTTCGTGTTATCTACCGCTCCTGTATCATTAAACTCATCAAACCAAACTAATTTATCATAAGTAAAATCCTCATTTATCGAACTATCATTATAAAAATCATCTATATAAGCTAAAACATGGTCTGTGTTATTTTCTCCATTAATTTGAATAACAACTCTATTTAAATCATTACGCTGGTTTGGAGGCAGTGAATTACTATTTAAATTAATGTATGAATCATTTTTAAAATCAAAAGTTAATTCTTGCCATTCATCTATTTTAATAGGTTTTATAATTTCCGTTTGTGTAGTCCAAGCTTCCGCTAAGTCAACATTTTGAAGTTTCAAAGACACCTGACTTGTCTGGTTTCCTGTTAAATTAATTGAAGAAACATAAATTTTAAAAACAAAAACATTTCTATTAGCCATATCAAGATTAATAGGATTATCAAATCTTACATTTGCATATTTACCGCCTCTATCTTCATACTTTAATACTTTATTAGACGCATTAATTCCCTGCTTATGGGGGTTAATAAAATTAGTATTAATAATACAATCATCACCATACCATGATGATATTGTTCCACTGCCCTCAAAATCATCTTGAATAACTTGAGCTTCAATTGAAGAAATAAATAACACTAACAGAAGCAGAGAAAAAATACGCATAAATTACATGAATTAGTCAGAGCAAAGCTAGAGTCTTTTATTATAAACAACTAAAATTCAACCTATACATAAACCATACATAGAAATTATAATCTATACAGAGAAAAACAAGAAGTGACATAAAGTCATTAAAAACAAGACGTTAGAAGACATTTTGTCTTTGTATTGGTGTTGGTAAGATTATTGTCCTAAACCTCATGTAAAAACAAATTAATAATAACATAAAGATTCCTTCTTAGGAGGGAATGATAAAAAAATATATCCAGATGAACTTGAATAATTATACAATTAAATCGCAAGAAGCCATACAGCAAGCACAACAAATTGCTCAAGGCTATGGACACCAACAAATAGAAAATGAACATATTTTTAAAGGTATTTTTGAAGTTGATGAAAACGTTCTTCCATTCATTTTAAAAAAATTGAATGTAAACATAGCTATTCTAAAACAGGCTTTAGACAAACAATTAGAAAGTTTTTCTAAAGTAACGGGTAGTGAACTCATGCTATCTCGTGAAGCTGGGAAAACACTTAACGAAGCAGCTATCATTACTAAGAAAATGAAAGATGATTATATATCTATTGAGCATTTAATCTTGGCTGTTTTTAAATCGAATAGCAAAATAGCTCAGATGTTAAAAGATCAAAGCATCACAGAAAAAACACTTAAAGCTGCTATTGAAGAATTGCGTAAAGGCGAAAATGTAACCTCTCAAAGTCAAGAAGAAACTTATAATTCGCTTAATAAATATGCTAAAAACTTAAATCAGTTAGCTAAAGACGGTAAGCTAGATCCTGTTATTGGTCGTGATGAAGAAATACGCAGAATACTGCAAATATTATCTCGTAGAACCAAAAACAACCCGATTCTTGTTGGAGAACCTGGTACTGGTAAAACAGCTATTGCTGAAGGTTTAGCACACAGGATTGTTGATGGCGATATTCCTGAAAACTTAAAAGACAAGCAAATTTTCGCGCTTGATATGGGTGCTCTTATTGCTGGTGCTAAATACAAAGGTGAATTTGAAGAACGCCTAAAAGCTGTAATTAAAGAAGTTACCGATAGTGAAGGCGACATTGTACTCTTTATAGACGAAATTCACACCCTTGTTGGTGCCGGTGGCGGTCAAGGCGCTATGGATGCTGCAAACATTTTAAAACCTGCTCTAGCACGTGGTGAACTTCGAGCTATTGGAGCAACTACATTAGATGAATATCAAAAATACTTTGAAAAAGATAAAGCTTTAGAGCGTCGTTTTCAAAAGGTAATAGTTGATGAACCAGATACCGAAAGCGCTATTTCTATACTTCGAGGTATTAAAGAAAAGTACGAAACACACCATAAAGTTCGTATTAAAGACGAAGCTATTATTGGTGCGGTTGAATTATCACAACGGTATATCACCAACCGTTTTTTACCAGATAAAGCGATTGACTTAATGGATGAGGCGGCTTCTAAACTACGCATGGAAATAAATTCTAAACCAGAAGAATTGGATGTTATGGATAGAAAAATCATGCAGTTAGAAATCGAAATTGAAGCTATAAAAAGAGAAAAAGACGAAAGCAAATTAAAATCGCTTCGTTCCGATTTAGCTAATATAAAAGAAACCAGAAACGCCCTTAATGCTAAATGGAAATCTGAAAAAGAAGTCGTTGAAAATATTCAAAATACAAAACAGGATATTGAAAACTTCAAATTAGAAGCTGAAAAAGCAGAACGTGAAGGCGATTACGGTAAGGTAGCAGAATTACGTTATGGTAAAATTAAAGAAGCTCAAGAAGCACTTGAAGCATTTCAGACCACGCTTTCTAAACAACAAGCTAACAGCAATAGCTTAATAAAAGAAGAAGTGACTTATGATGATATAGCCGAGGTTGTTGCAAAATGGACGGGTATTCCTGTAACAAAAATGATTCAAAGCGAACGTGAAAAACTTCTAAAACTTGAAGATCAATTGCACAAACGTGTTGTAGGTCAAGAAGAAGCCATTGAGGCGGTTAGTGATGCTGTAAGAAGAAGTCGTGCAGGGTTACAAAATCCTCAAAAACCGATAGGAACCTTCCTGTTTTTAGGAACAACGGGAGTTGGTAAAACAGAACTCGCTAAAGCATTAGCTGAATATTTATTTGATGATGAAAGTGCTATGACACGTATTGATATGAGCGAATATCAAGAACGCCATGCAGTAAGTCGATTAATAGGAGCGCCTCCAGGGTATGTAGGTTATGATGAAGGTGGGCAACTAACAGAGGCCGTAAGACGCAAACCTTACTCTGTAGTGCTTTTAGATGAAATTGAAAAAGCGCACCCTGATACTTTTAATATTCTATTACAAGTATTAGATGAAGGCCATTTAACGGATAATAAAGGACGTGTTGCCGACTTTAAAAACACCATTATCATAATGACCTCTAACATAGGAAGTACCATTATTCAAGATCGTTTTGATGCAACTAAAGATATAGACTCTGCAATAGAAGCTGCAAAAATTGATGTATTAGCGCTATTAAAACAAAGTGTTAGACCCGAATTTTTAAACCGTATTGACGATACCATTATGTTTACACCATTAAATAAAGAAAATATAACTGCTATTGTTGGTTTGCAATTAAAAGGTATTACCAAAATGATTGCAGAACAGGGTATCACTTTTGATGCAACACCACAAGCTATAGAGTATTTAGCAAACAAAGGTTACAATCCAGAATACGGTGCGCGACCAGTAAAACGAGTCATTCAAAAAGAAGTATTAAATGCTCTGAGCAAAGAAATATTAGCTGGTAAAGTCACAACAGATAGTATTATTTTATTAGATGCCTTTGATGATCAATTAGTATTTAGAAACCAAGGGGACTTGGTAACTGATGATATTTAAAAAAAATGATATCATGTTGTAACAATTCAACATGAATATCGTCTTATAATTGGTTGGTTAGTGAAGAGCAGCATGAATCTCGTAATGAGATAATTGTTGCTTTTTTTTATTTACCAAAACAAAATATACCGATTGGTATATTTTTTATATATTTGTACTATTATGACAACAAAAGCAGCATTAACATCGCAACATATTATTGAAGTTTCAGCACCTATTTTTAATAAGAACGGTTATGCTGCAACTAGTATTAGTGATATTACCAAAGCAACAGGATTAACCAAAGGCGCTATTTATGGCAACTTTAAAAATAAAGAAGAATTGGCATATGCGTCATTTAAATTTATGGTTAAATCTTTAATGAAACCCCTAGCAGAGTATTTAGAATTAAGCGATTCTCCCATTCAAAAATTATTTTTAATAGCAGATTTTTATAGAAACTACTATCCTTTTAGTAAGCCATTAGGCGGCTGCCCAGTTTTAAATATTGGTGTTGATGCCAACAATAGTAATTCAGAATTACTTAAAAAAGTTAGAGATGTTGTACAACGTATTCAAGATCAGCTATGCAATATTATAGAAGATGGTATTGAAATTGGAGAAATATCAACCGAAATTAATGCTATGCAATATGCAAAACGCATAGACACCATGATACAAGGTGCTATTTTTATGACCTACACTATGGATGATGAATTATACATGAAAGACACCATGAATCAAATAGATCAATTAATACATAACGAATTAAAGATTTAATTCATTAAAAGCGAAAAAAAATATAATTCATGAATCAATTACCTAAAATACTAGCAAGTAAAACAAAAATTAGATTTCAAGATTGCGACCCTTTTAATCATTTAAATAATGGAAATTATACAAACTATTTTATGAATCATCGCGAAGATGCACTTATAGAAAATTACAATTTAGATATTTATAAAATAGCAAAAAAAGAAGGAAAAAGCTGGGTATCTAGTAGCAATCAAATTGCCTATTTAAAACCAGCACTTTTAATGGAAACGGTTATTATAGAGTCTCAATTAATTCATTATAACACTAGTGAAATACATGCAGAAATGCGTATGTATAATGAAGACAAAAGTCATTTAAAATCGGTTATTTGGTGTGGTTTTGTTCATTATAATCTACTGGAACAAAAGCGGGAAACACATACTGAAGATTTAATGACACTTTTTAAAAGTATAAATAGTCCAATTGACAGAAATATATTTGAAGAACGTATTAATCAATTAAAATCAAATCCGTTGATAAAACACAATTAATATTGTAACATTTTCATAATAAAACAGTTAGTAAAAACTGAGTATACCGTTCGTCTAATATATTAAGTTTTATTAAAAAATATAAAAAATTATTTATAGTTTAGCTACAATGTATGTCCCCAAAACTACATGTAAAAATTTTATAAACAACTTATTAATAGCATAATAAGACCCTAAAACCTACTTAAATGGATATATCACAGTATATAGACTATTCCCTATTAAAACCAACTGCAACTGAACGAGAAATTATTAACTTATGCAATGAAGCTAGTAAAAACAATTTTTATTCAGTTTGTATAAACAGTTCCTATGTTTCACTCGCAAATGAACTTTTAGAAAAAACAGATGTAAAAATATGTACTATTGTAGGCTTTCCACTTGGAGCAATGTCTACAACATCAAAAGTTTTTGAAGCAAAAAAAGCTATTGAGAATGGCGCCGATGAAATTGAAGTGGTAATAAATTTAGGACTTCTTAAAAGCAGAAATTATGTCTCTGTATTGAAAGACATTAGCGATGTAAAATTAGCAATAGGAAACACGCCTTTAAAAGTGATTATCGAAATTTCAGAATTAAATAAAAATGAAATTATAAAAGCTTGTGAAATTTCCTTAGACGCAAAAGTAGACTTCATAAAAACATCTACTGGATTTTCTAAAGGAGGTGCTACTTTAACAGCCGTTAAGATTATTAAGAAAACCATAAAAGACAATGCTAAAATAAAAGCTTATGGTGGTATTGATGATTTAGAAACAGCTTTAAAATTTATTGAAGCTGGTGCCGATAGAGTTGGTACTTCTACACCTATTAAAGACTTAACCAAACATAAAATAAACAAAAGCACCCAACTATACAAACAGTATTTGGCAGCACAAAAAATTAATGAAATCAATATGGAAATAAATTGAGTAACTAAAAAAAGTTACATCATTTAATTTAATCAAAAACAAAAGGGTAGAGAAAATCGATTGATTTTCTCTACCCTTTTATTTTGAAAGCCGTGAAAAATGTATAAAACCTAACAAAAGTCATAATTCAAACACAAAATAACCTTAACTTTATACATAATTTGCTGTCAAAATGAAACTTATTAATAAATACATAGATCATACTCTATTAAAGGCAACTGCTACAAAAAATGACATCATACAACTTTGTAACGAAGCAATTGAATATCAGTTTTATTCCGTCTGTGTTAATAGCTGTTATGTCACTTTAGCAAAACAAGTATTGCAAGACACTTCTATCAAAATTTGTAGTGTTATCGGGTTTCCTTTAGGAGCTATGAGCACAACGGCAAAAGTAGCAGAAACCAAACAAGCTATATTAGATGGTGCCGATGAAATTGATATGGTACTAAACATTGGCTTACTTAAAAGTAAAGATTTTGATGCTGTTTGGAAAGAGATTGAAACTATTAAAAATATTATACCACATCATACACTAAAAGTTATTTTAGAAACTTGCTACCTTGAAGATCTTGAGATTATAAAAGCTAGTGAATTGGCTTTACAAAGCGGTGCCGATTTTATTAAAACCTCTACTGGTTTTGGTACTGGAGGTGCATCAATTCATGATGTAAAACTTATGAAACACATTGCTAAAGACGAGGCAAAAATTAAAGCGTCAGGTGGTATAAAAAGTTTAAAAACAGCACTAGAATATATTAATTTAGGTGTTGACCGTATTGGCACGTCTTCTGGAATTGCTATTGTATCAGGAAACACATCCCTAGAAAAAGAATATTAATTATGAGTGTACACATAGAGGCAAAAAAAGGAGATATTGCAGAAACCATTTTATTACCTGGAGATCCATTAAGAGCGAAATGGATTGCTGAAACTTTTTTTGAAAATCCTGTTTGTTTTAATAAAATAAGAGGTATGTATGGTTATACTGGAACATATAAAAATAAACCTATTTCTGTAATGGGTACAGGTATGGGCGTACCTAGTATTTCTATTTATGCCCATGAACTTATAAACGAATACGGCGTAAAAAACTTAATTAGAGTTGGTAGTGCTGGCTCTTACCAAAAGCACGTTAAAATTAGAGATATTGTTTTGGCAATGGCTGCTTCTTCAAATTCTGGTGTCAATGAACTTCGCTTTGGTGGTGCCGATTATGCTCCTACTGCTAATTTTGAACTGTTTCAAAAGGCTGTTGATGCTGCAAAAACTAAAAACATCCCTATAAAAGCTGGTAATATTTTTACATCAGATGAGTTTTACGCAGACGATTTTGAATCCTACAAAAAATGGTCGAAATTCGGTGTTCTTTGTGTTGAAATGGAAACAGCTGGTTTATATACCGTTGCTGCAAAACATCATGTTAATGCTTTAAGTATTTTAACCATTTCTGATTCACTAGTAACAGGTGAAAGAACAACGAGTAAAGAAAGAGAAACCACTTTTAAAGACATGATTGAAATTGCTTTAGAATTGGCTTAGTATTTCAAGGTTTTGAGTCAATTTTGACACAAGGAGAAATCACATAAAATAATGAAAGGGTTTGGAAAACGTTATGAGATATCTCAATCGCACCTCATTTTGACATGACAAACTGGTTATTTTTAGTATTCCTGAGTCATTTCGAACGCATGTGAGAAATCACATAAAGTAACTCTAAATCAAACCAACTTAAACAAAATAGATTGTCCAGTAAACTTTTGAGACAACACATTAATTGCTGATTCTTTTAGTTGAAGTACTCTAGGGTAACCACCTGTGGTTTGGCAATCTCGCATCAATACAATTAATTTTCCCGAAGGTGTTAATTGCACGCTACCAGGAAGTACAGATGAAGTAATAATAGGTTTTAAATTGTTTTTTAAAGTCGCTTCTAATTGATATGCCATTCTATTGTTATCTTTTGAAATAGTATACGCATTTGCAAACAATTCTTTTTGTTGATCTTTTGAAAGCAAATCAAATTCTGGTCCTTTAAAAACATTTATAACTTCAGAATCATAATGAGATGCATTTACTTTTATTGATGCATGCGCACTAGCAACTCCAGTTAATACGTCTTCATGATCTAATTCGTCATCCTTATATAGCATAAACTGCGCTGTAATGCCTTTATACATACTTCGGCTTCGCATTACTTTTTCGGTCTTAAACCCACCTAAAACAGCCAAATAACACCTAAATCCTTTACTCAATTTACCAAATGATAATACATCTCCTGATTTAACTTGTATGGCTTTATTAAGCTTTATAGACCGTTTATTTAATTGTGGAGATATATCTGCACCCGAAATACAAATAGTTATAGCTTTAAAAAATTGAAGCGTTGGTCCCGTCATAGTAATTTCTATAACTGCTGCGTTAACATCATTACCTAACAAACTATTTGCCATAGATGCCGAAAGCACATCCATAACACCAGAATACGGCACACCATATTCTTGATAACCAAAACGTCCCATATCTTGAATGCTAGAATAAAACCCTGCTTTTAAAACCTTAATCATTTACAAGTTCATTTTCTAATTGATAAACACCCGCATCAACTAACATTTTAATCTTATTATGTTCTTTTAATGATACCGGTTTAAAAACAATCTTATCTCCTGCTTTTGCAAAACAAGGCAGTTCTAATTTCGGATTAAAAA
The nucleotide sequence above comes from Flavobacteriaceae bacterium HL-DH10. Encoded proteins:
- the clpB gene encoding ATP-dependent chaperone ClpB; the encoded protein is MNLNNYTIKSQEAIQQAQQIAQGYGHQQIENEHIFKGIFEVDENVLPFILKKLNVNIAILKQALDKQLESFSKVTGSELMLSREAGKTLNEAAIITKKMKDDYISIEHLILAVFKSNSKIAQMLKDQSITEKTLKAAIEELRKGENVTSQSQEETYNSLNKYAKNLNQLAKDGKLDPVIGRDEEIRRILQILSRRTKNNPILVGEPGTGKTAIAEGLAHRIVDGDIPENLKDKQIFALDMGALIAGAKYKGEFEERLKAVIKEVTDSEGDIVLFIDEIHTLVGAGGGQGAMDAANILKPALARGELRAIGATTLDEYQKYFEKDKALERRFQKVIVDEPDTESAISILRGIKEKYETHHKVRIKDEAIIGAVELSQRYITNRFLPDKAIDLMDEAASKLRMEINSKPEELDVMDRKIMQLEIEIEAIKREKDESKLKSLRSDLANIKETRNALNAKWKSEKEVVENIQNTKQDIENFKLEAEKAEREGDYGKVAELRYGKIKEAQEALEAFQTTLSKQQANSNSLIKEEVTYDDIAEVVAKWTGIPVTKMIQSEREKLLKLEDQLHKRVVGQEEAIEAVSDAVRRSRAGLQNPQKPIGTFLFLGTTGVGKTELAKALAEYLFDDESAMTRIDMSEYQERHAVSRLIGAPPGYVGYDEGGQLTEAVRRKPYSVVLLDEIEKAHPDTFNILLQVLDEGHLTDNKGRVADFKNTIIIMTSNIGSTIIQDRFDATKDIDSAIEAAKIDVLALLKQSVRPEFLNRIDDTIMFTPLNKENITAIVGLQLKGITKMIAEQGITFDATPQAIEYLANKGYNPEYGARPVKRVIQKEVLNALSKEILAGKVTTDSIILLDAFDDQLVFRNQGDLVTDDI
- a CDS encoding DUF885 domain-containing protein, which produces MKKSLSFCFVLFILVSCKQETENKSDLIKEKFNTLLYNFSKDSYELYPEKATNAGIDGYNDEYPNSLSDEFNNKVKACYTKYKNELFAIPDSLLNDTEKMSKSVLLWECDINLEALTFQKKIMPIDQIWSANLDFNQWASGTTSQPFNTVEDYNNWLKRVDAYLVWLVSAKANMKKGIQTGYVLPKSLIEKVIPQFEVLVIGDVENNLYYSPVNLFPDSFTQEERDKLTKAYKNMVANKIIPAHAEMVTFLKDEYLPAGVEDFGIAASTPLGDRYYSHQIKKYTTTNMTADEIHQLGLNEVARIRSEMNAIKEKVEFKGDLNAFFDYVRTNKDLMPFRERSQVIAFYDSIHNEMKPQLDKLFGKQPKTPFEVRRTEPFREKSAAANYNSGSLDGTRPGIFYTPIPDVETYNVFDKEDLFLHEAIPGHHFQVSLAQENEELPAFRKTLWYSAYGEGWALYTERMGEELGLYKDPYQYFGMLSSEIHRAIRLVVDTGLHTKGWTREQAIQYSLENEAEEEASIISEIERYMANPGQALSYKIGQLKLIELRERAIKALGDKFDIREFHNQVLETGCIPLQLLENKIDNWIAVNK
- a CDS encoding gamma-glutamylcyclotransferase family protein, which translates into the protein METSDYLFVYGTLQKDIDNDMSKFLSKHAILVAKGYFHGKLYKVSWFPGAIISSNALDKVYGSVFKLINSETVFKVLDDYEGIGENYPKPNLYKKDTVTAYLDNGLTLKTWVYIYNHRVTDLEQIISGDFFN
- the ytxJ gene encoding bacillithiol system redox-active protein YtxJ — protein: MGLINKIFGSTIENKEEKVLPWIALNALSQLDDIKEKSSIKTQVVFKHSTRCGISRMVVNQFVDAYDLEEEDLDLYFLDLLKYRDVSNEVEYKFQVMHESPQLLIIKNGVVINHASHGSINEIDLTRFV
- a CDS encoding acyl-CoA thioesterase, translated to MNQLPKILASKTKIRFQDCDPFNHLNNGNYTNYFMNHREDALIENYNLDIYKIAKKEGKSWVSSSNQIAYLKPALLMETVIIESQLIHYNTSEIHAEMRMYNEDKSHLKSVIWCGFVHYNLLEQKRETHTEDLMTLFKSINSPIDRNIFEERINQLKSNPLIKHN
- a CDS encoding family 16 glycosylhydrolase, which codes for MRIFSLLLLVLFISSIEAQVIQDDFEGSGTISSWYGDDCIINTNFINPHKQGINASNKVLKYEDRGGKYANVRFDNPINLDMANRNVFVFKIYVSSINLTGNQTSQVSLKLQNVDLAEAWTTQTEIIKPIKIDEWQELTFDFKNDSYINLNSNSLPPNQRNDLNRVVIQINGENNTDHVLAYIDDFYNDSSINEDFTYDKLVWFDEFNDTGAVDNTKWFHQTKFIAGNSWANGEQQHYTNREVNSYTDNGTLKIKAIRESFTDQNVTKQYTSARLNSKFAFKYGRIEVRAKLPSVSGTWPAIWLLGKNINEDGAYWDNQGFGTTGWPWCGEIDIMEPNVAKTEILGTWHWNNGEGYMLNSKSIQANNIDTSQNFHDYVLEWNATSMKIYMDNNLINEMPTVEPFNQEFFILLNVAMGGSLGGNIDSGFNNDTMEIDYIRVYQQGALSVTNDISTSKIKLYPNPVSDRLNVLMENYSNADMELQIIDVSGRLVFKQDYTINNRSLEFNTSFLKQGIYFLSLKFNDGKLSTHKFVKK
- a CDS encoding TetR/AcrR family transcriptional regulator: MTTKAALTSQHIIEVSAPIFNKNGYAATSISDITKATGLTKGAIYGNFKNKEELAYASFKFMVKSLMKPLAEYLELSDSPIQKLFLIADFYRNYYPFSKPLGGCPVLNIGVDANNSNSELLKKVRDVVQRIQDQLCNIIEDGIEIGEISTEINAMQYAKRIDTMIQGAIFMTYTMDDELYMKDTMNQIDQLIHNELKI